The following coding sequences lie in one Spirosoma sp. KUDC1026 genomic window:
- a CDS encoding ATP-binding protein, whose protein sequence is MNTVPSLPDDDKRVDALKSYHILDSLPESDYDAITQLAAQICQTPISLISLIDTDRQWFKSRQGLAIAETPREFSFCAHNLIDPNTSLIVEDARLDKRFAENPLVTGDPHIVFYAGMPLVDDDGFALGSLCVIDSQVRQLDTGQLSALKTLARQVVSLLSLRKANQRLQTEAIQQQQVRTALSESETRFRSLIEKAPVATCLFVGPDMVIEVANDPMLAFWEQGKNVLGKPLVEAVPELASQPFLTILAEVFTTGIPYEAKGARADLQANGQLNTFYFDFTYTPLRNADDDVYAVMAMAVDVTEQVISRQQLEASEAFARNLFQSSPVANLVLLGEDMTVQTINEGMLQMLGRDRTIIGKPLMEAVPELQPTPLLERLRHVLNTGTMYHQPEEQISLVRFGQPYTGYFHYIYTPFIDTSGLPSGVVVTAIEVTTQVLARQQVEESETRYRQLSQELDLQVQQRTEELASANAELTANNEQYAAINQKLEEANSLLIRSNENLQTFAYVASHDLQEPLRKIQQFGDLLHTQYGPYLGDGIDYLERMQLAASRMSTLIKDLLTFSRISTRRDTSAPTSLNDIVASVLIDLELPINEREAQVSVSSLPTVSGDASQLGQLFQNLLSNALKFRREDVVPQIMVRSELVLATKLPPSIKPTRQTPAYYQIDVTDNGIGFDEKYLDRIFQVFQRLHGRKQFDGTGIGLSICEKVVTNHGGAITATSQPGQGATFSIYLPV, encoded by the coding sequence ATGAATACAGTTCCCTCGTTGCCAGATGATGACAAACGAGTTGATGCGCTGAAAAGCTACCATATTCTGGATTCGCTGCCCGAATCCGATTACGACGCCATTACTCAATTAGCCGCCCAGATCTGCCAGACCCCGATTTCGCTGATCAGCCTGATTGATACAGACCGCCAGTGGTTCAAATCCAGACAGGGTCTGGCGATCGCAGAAACGCCCCGCGAGTTTTCGTTCTGTGCTCATAATCTCATTGATCCCAATACGTCCCTGATTGTCGAAGACGCCCGGCTGGATAAACGTTTTGCCGAAAATCCGCTGGTTACCGGTGATCCTCATATCGTTTTTTATGCCGGTATGCCCCTGGTCGACGACGATGGGTTCGCGCTGGGGTCGCTCTGTGTCATCGATAGCCAGGTCAGGCAGTTGGACACCGGGCAATTATCAGCCCTCAAAACGCTGGCCAGGCAAGTCGTCAGCCTCCTCTCCCTCCGAAAAGCGAACCAACGCCTGCAAACCGAAGCCATTCAGCAGCAGCAGGTACGTACAGCGCTTTCGGAGAGCGAAACCCGCTTCCGCTCCCTGATTGAAAAAGCGCCGGTGGCCACCTGTTTGTTTGTCGGCCCAGACATGGTCATTGAAGTAGCCAATGACCCGATGCTTGCCTTCTGGGAGCAGGGTAAAAACGTACTTGGCAAACCGTTGGTCGAGGCCGTCCCGGAGCTGGCCAGTCAGCCGTTTCTGACTATTCTGGCTGAGGTATTTACCACCGGCATTCCTTACGAAGCCAAGGGAGCCCGCGCCGATCTGCAGGCCAACGGGCAGCTAAACACCTTTTATTTTGATTTTACCTACACGCCACTCCGGAATGCAGACGATGACGTGTATGCCGTCATGGCGATGGCTGTTGACGTAACGGAGCAGGTGATTTCCCGCCAGCAGCTGGAAGCCAGTGAAGCCTTTGCCCGTAACCTGTTTCAGAGTTCACCCGTTGCCAATCTGGTACTGCTGGGGGAAGACATGACTGTTCAGACGATCAACGAAGGCATGCTGCAGATGCTGGGCCGTGATCGTACGATTATCGGCAAACCCCTTATGGAGGCCGTTCCGGAGCTGCAGCCTACCCCCCTGCTGGAGCGCTTACGACACGTACTGAATACAGGAACCATGTATCACCAGCCGGAAGAACAAATCAGCCTGGTTCGGTTCGGACAGCCTTATACCGGCTATTTTCACTACATCTACACCCCATTTATAGACACGTCAGGTTTACCCAGCGGGGTAGTCGTAACGGCTATCGAAGTAACGACTCAGGTACTGGCGCGCCAGCAGGTAGAAGAGAGCGAAACGCGCTACCGCCAGCTTTCCCAGGAACTGGATTTGCAGGTGCAGCAGCGGACGGAAGAGCTTGCGTCGGCCAACGCGGAGTTAACGGCCAACAATGAGCAGTATGCCGCTATCAACCAGAAACTCGAAGAAGCGAACAGTCTGCTGATTCGCTCGAACGAGAATCTGCAGACCTTTGCCTACGTAGCGAGCCATGATCTCCAGGAGCCGCTGCGCAAGATTCAGCAATTTGGCGATCTGCTACATACTCAGTATGGTCCTTATCTGGGCGATGGGATCGATTACCTGGAACGAATGCAGCTGGCTGCCAGCCGGATGTCAACGCTGATCAAAGACCTGCTGACTTTCTCCAGAATTTCTACCCGGCGCGATACCAGTGCGCCAACGTCCCTGAATGACATCGTTGCGAGTGTATTGATAGACCTGGAACTGCCGATCAACGAGCGTGAAGCGCAGGTCAGCGTGAGCAGCCTGCCAACCGTTTCGGGCGATGCGTCGCAACTGGGGCAGCTCTTTCAGAACTTACTCAGCAATGCGCTGAAGTTTCGCCGGGAGGATGTGGTGCCCCAGATTATGGTACGTTCGGAACTGGTTCTGGCGACGAAGCTGCCCCCTTCCATAAAACCGACCCGGCAGACGCCCGCCTATTATCAAATCGACGTAACGGATAACGGCATTGGCTTCGACGAGAAGTACCTGGACCGCATCTTCCAGGTGTTCCAGCGACTACACGGCCGGAAGCAGTTCGACGGAACCGGCATCGGTCTGTCGATTTGTGAGAAAGTGGTTACCAATCATGGTGGGGCTATCACGGCTACCAGTCAACCCGGCCAGGGCGCTACATTCAGCATTTACCTGCCGGTGTAG
- a CDS encoding acyltransferase family protein yields MYFPQLTFLRYIAAAIVLMSHFGQVQEILSIPGLGNAMHYSNTLLSFFFVLTGFVLILSINQNNQLPPAIPPKLLLFRRLIRIYPLHWLALLLTLVMQQIELVQNPTADVAPVDTGKVLAHALLLQAWYPEYSFALVYNYVSWTLCVELLLTLLAPFLYSWMLKQPTTRLVRNVTLVWLGSLLVHYQCLQQGMPVDWGFFWPPVHVPEFIVGMAGGFVLCRRFEVLKQQAKWMHGLAYLSGALMIGLMMGAFPYLYKNSLIFAPTYLFVLLSVSLSSNWVTKLFCTKPFLYLGKISYGVYILQLPVAIFILRVVHPWAGWPYRYSVLLFLVTLTGVAALAYEWMEKPIATYVKNRLLRKVTSVPLVEPSPSLVAQ; encoded by the coding sequence ATGTATTTCCCGCAACTGACTTTTCTCCGCTACATCGCGGCTGCCATTGTCCTGATGAGTCATTTTGGTCAGGTACAGGAAATCCTTAGTATTCCGGGTTTGGGTAACGCGATGCATTATTCAAATACCCTGTTAAGCTTCTTTTTTGTACTGACCGGATTTGTTCTGATTTTATCTATCAATCAGAACAATCAGTTGCCGCCGGCTATTCCACCAAAGCTGCTGCTATTCAGGCGATTAATTCGAATCTACCCGCTGCACTGGCTGGCGTTGCTACTGACTTTGGTCATGCAGCAGATTGAGCTGGTCCAGAATCCAACGGCCGACGTAGCCCCGGTAGATACTGGTAAGGTTCTGGCTCATGCGCTGCTCTTACAGGCCTGGTATCCTGAATACTCGTTTGCGCTGGTCTATAATTACGTAAGCTGGACGTTATGTGTTGAACTGTTGCTTACTCTGTTAGCTCCTTTTCTCTATAGCTGGATGCTGAAACAGCCTACGACAAGACTGGTACGGAACGTAACACTAGTCTGGCTGGGAAGCCTGTTGGTGCATTATCAATGCCTGCAACAGGGAATGCCCGTGGACTGGGGCTTTTTCTGGCCACCCGTTCACGTACCGGAATTTATCGTAGGCATGGCAGGTGGTTTTGTCCTATGCCGCCGATTCGAGGTACTCAAACAACAGGCGAAGTGGATGCATGGCCTGGCCTACCTCAGCGGGGCACTGATGATTGGTCTGATGATGGGTGCTTTCCCTTACCTCTATAAAAACAGCCTGATATTTGCCCCTACCTATTTGTTCGTATTGCTAAGTGTATCGTTAAGTAGCAATTGGGTAACGAAGCTATTTTGTACGAAACCCTTCTTGTACCTGGGGAAGATTAGTTATGGGGTGTATATTCTGCAACTTCCCGTAGCCATTTTCATTCTACGAGTCGTTCACCCCTGGGCGGGCTGGCCTTACCGGTACTCAGTTCTTCTGTTCTTAGTGACCCTAACGGGAGTGGCGGCCCTGGCCTACGAATGGATGGAAAAACCGATTGCAACGTATGTAAAAAATCGCCTGCTCCGTAAGGTAACGTCTGTACCTCTTGTAGAACCATCCCCGTCTTTAGTAGCGCAGTAA
- a CDS encoding class I SAM-dependent DNA methyltransferase yields MQLRALTPAESLEKTYRLQPNTREEVDSFKRHFTRLLGHINERESEENVKDHLMDFLKEVYYKDAHVVAPKGKTDFVIHLGKDATTQAGVLFEVKRPANKGEMITRQSLNAKAFHELLLYYFQERERSRNSDIRHCVVTNVYEWFIFDAALIDRLFYRNTHLAKEYKAWATGQKVSRNNELFYNEIARPFLTQLAADEAAGELPFTYFDLRDYQANVADQDKVNDKALLSLFKVLSPTHLLKLPAATDSNRLNPKFYAELLHLIGLEEIKDKGKKIIRRKEAGNGSASRRDEGSLLENTIIELDTANKLSHIQDRTQYGATKEEQLFGLALELCITWVNRILFLKLLESQLVKYHNGNQEYAFLKPDMIADFDELNKLFFRVLAIKPSERQASIQAKFGKIPYLNSSLFEITELEDRTISVNGLDNGLKLPLLSRSVLKDNPAYKHTGELNTLAYLFAFLDAYDFASESREEIQEKNRTLINASVLGLIFEKINGYKDGSFYTPGFITEYMCRETIRKAVVQKFNDAKGWHCANFDDLANKDFDLTEANTLINEIRLCDPAVGSGHFLVSALNELIAVKSDLRVLQDEKGKRLRGYTVGVLNDELVVLDEEDEPFNYQLQPTTGKPTAERQRIQKTLFLEKQTIIESCLFGVDINPNSVKICRLRLWIELLKNAYYTDESGFAELETLPNIDINIKQGNSLLSKFSLTEDLSDVFRKQKFSLNAYKDAVRAYKDAKSKDAKAELARFISEIKSQFRESVMNRDPRRKKLADLRGKRALLDVNIDLFGNTIKDAKLVEVEKKRYDKLIEQAETDIADAESNVLYRGSFEWRFEFPEVLNEKGGFVGFDAVIGNPPYIRQEELGESKKLLKVDFPKTYAGTADLYVMFVEHGLRLLRPKGHFVYIIPNKWLRAGYGENLRKWLKTLAVEQIADFGDLPVFDEATTYPSILSIQNAPATGNFKSAQIDTLTYPDGLAAFFDAAAFEVKTDTLQDEGWQLTNAGVQQLIAKLRAAGKPLGEYVQGKIYYGIKTGLNEAFVIDAATKDRLITEDPRSADVIKPFLAGRDVKRYQTPKVDKYLILLEKGVTNRKRKGEDADIWLKTTYPPIYEWLKPFENKARIRADKGEYWWELRACDYYNEFETKKIVFPDIGIKVQAMYDIEGTYCVNTAYFIPEAEKYLIAIMNSNTVLYFYTNLSTAIRGGYLRFFKQYVEQIPVPFASSAQKEMIGSIVDQILAIKAADSTADTSALEAEIDKMVYELYGLTEAEIAIVEGR; encoded by the coding sequence ATGCAGCTTAGAGCCCTCACACCCGCTGAATCCCTTGAAAAGACGTACCGACTACAGCCGAATACCCGCGAAGAGGTAGATAGCTTTAAACGCCACTTCACGCGGCTCCTGGGTCACATCAACGAACGGGAAAGCGAAGAGAATGTAAAAGATCATTTGATGGACTTCCTGAAAGAAGTCTATTACAAAGATGCCCACGTCGTAGCACCGAAGGGAAAAACTGATTTTGTCATTCACCTGGGCAAAGACGCTACTACGCAGGCGGGGGTGCTGTTTGAGGTGAAACGACCCGCTAACAAAGGCGAAATGATTACCCGGCAAAGCCTGAACGCAAAGGCATTTCACGAACTGCTGCTGTACTACTTTCAGGAACGCGAACGGTCCAGGAATAGTGATATACGGCACTGCGTCGTAACGAACGTTTACGAATGGTTCATCTTCGACGCGGCTCTGATTGATCGGCTGTTCTATCGCAATACGCATCTGGCCAAAGAATATAAGGCGTGGGCAACGGGGCAAAAGGTAAGCCGCAACAACGAACTGTTTTACAACGAGATTGCCAGGCCGTTCCTGACGCAGTTAGCCGCCGATGAAGCGGCCGGGGAACTTCCCTTTACGTACTTCGATTTGCGGGACTACCAGGCCAACGTAGCTGATCAGGACAAGGTAAACGATAAAGCCCTGCTGTCGCTGTTTAAAGTGCTGTCGCCGACGCACTTACTGAAGCTGCCAGCTGCGACGGACAGCAACCGCCTGAACCCAAAGTTCTACGCCGAACTGCTGCATCTGATAGGCCTGGAGGAAATCAAAGACAAGGGCAAAAAGATAATCCGGCGAAAGGAAGCGGGGAACGGTTCGGCGTCCCGACGGGATGAAGGATCGTTGCTGGAAAACACGATCATTGAACTCGATACGGCTAATAAACTGAGCCACATTCAGGACAGGACGCAATACGGCGCAACGAAAGAGGAACAGCTGTTCGGGTTAGCCCTTGAACTGTGCATTACGTGGGTAAACCGGATTCTGTTTCTGAAACTGCTTGAATCGCAGTTGGTAAAGTATCATAACGGCAACCAGGAGTACGCCTTTCTGAAGCCGGATATGATTGCCGACTTTGACGAATTAAATAAGCTGTTTTTTCGGGTGCTGGCAATCAAGCCTTCTGAACGGCAGGCATCCATACAGGCGAAGTTCGGCAAGATCCCGTACCTCAACAGTTCGCTCTTTGAAATCACCGAGTTAGAAGACAGGACAATCAGCGTAAACGGGCTGGATAATGGCCTGAAATTACCGCTGCTGTCGCGAAGCGTATTGAAAGATAACCCGGCGTATAAGCATACCGGCGAATTGAATACGCTGGCTTACCTGTTCGCCTTTCTGGATGCTTATGACTTTGCATCAGAAAGTCGCGAAGAGATTCAGGAAAAGAACCGGACGTTGATCAACGCCAGCGTACTAGGACTGATATTCGAGAAGATCAACGGCTACAAAGACGGGTCGTTCTATACACCGGGCTTCATCACGGAGTATATGTGCCGGGAAACCATTCGGAAAGCCGTTGTGCAGAAGTTTAACGACGCCAAAGGCTGGCACTGTGCCAACTTTGACGACCTCGCGAATAAAGACTTTGACCTTACGGAGGCAAATACCCTTATCAATGAAATACGGTTGTGTGATCCTGCTGTTGGGTCTGGTCACTTTCTGGTGTCGGCACTAAACGAACTAATCGCCGTAAAGTCCGACCTGCGGGTGTTGCAGGATGAAAAAGGCAAACGACTGCGGGGCTATACCGTTGGCGTGCTGAATGATGAACTGGTCGTACTGGATGAGGAAGATGAACCATTCAACTACCAATTACAACCCACTACGGGCAAACCTACGGCCGAACGGCAGCGCATTCAGAAGACGCTGTTCCTGGAAAAGCAGACCATCATTGAAAGCTGTCTGTTTGGGGTCGACATTAATCCCAACTCCGTAAAGATCTGCCGCCTTCGACTCTGGATTGAGTTGCTGAAGAATGCCTATTACACCGATGAATCCGGCTTTGCTGAACTGGAAACCCTGCCCAACATCGACATCAACATCAAACAGGGGAATAGTCTGCTGAGTAAGTTCAGCCTGACCGAAGACCTGAGCGACGTATTCAGAAAGCAGAAGTTCTCCCTGAACGCCTACAAAGACGCAGTGAGGGCTTATAAGGATGCGAAAAGCAAAGACGCCAAAGCCGAACTAGCCCGCTTTATCAGTGAGATAAAAAGCCAGTTCCGCGAATCGGTTATGAACCGCGACCCGCGCCGGAAGAAGCTGGCCGACCTGCGGGGGAAGCGGGCTTTGCTGGACGTAAACATTGACCTCTTCGGCAATACGATCAAAGACGCCAAACTGGTTGAGGTCGAAAAGAAACGGTACGACAAGCTGATTGAGCAGGCCGAAACCGACATTGCCGACGCAGAAAGTAACGTTTTGTACCGGGGGTCGTTTGAATGGCGGTTTGAGTTTCCCGAAGTGCTCAACGAAAAGGGGGGCTTCGTGGGCTTCGATGCCGTAATTGGTAACCCGCCGTACATCCGGCAGGAAGAGTTAGGCGAATCGAAGAAGCTGCTTAAAGTTGACTTCCCGAAGACCTACGCGGGTACGGCCGATTTATACGTGATGTTCGTTGAACACGGGTTGCGGCTCCTGCGGCCAAAGGGTCACTTCGTGTACATTATCCCGAACAAGTGGCTGCGGGCAGGCTACGGGGAAAACCTGCGCAAGTGGCTGAAGACGCTGGCGGTTGAGCAGATTGCCGATTTCGGCGACCTGCCCGTTTTTGATGAAGCGACTACGTATCCAAGTATTTTGAGCATTCAGAATGCACCCGCAACGGGCAATTTCAAATCAGCGCAGATTGATACGCTTACCTACCCCGATGGGTTAGCGGCATTCTTCGACGCTGCCGCCTTTGAGGTGAAAACCGATACGTTACAGGACGAAGGCTGGCAACTGACCAACGCCGGAGTTCAGCAACTTATAGCAAAGCTACGGGCAGCCGGTAAGCCGTTAGGGGAGTACGTACAGGGGAAAATCTACTACGGTATCAAAACCGGACTAAACGAAGCGTTCGTCATTGATGCCGCAACGAAAGATAGGCTAATCACTGAAGACCCGCGCAGTGCCGACGTAATCAAACCTTTTCTGGCAGGTCGGGACGTAAAGCGGTATCAAACGCCGAAAGTGGACAAGTATCTGATTCTTCTTGAAAAGGGTGTTACGAATCGAAAGCGTAAAGGAGAAGACGCCGATATATGGCTGAAAACAACATACCCGCCTATTTACGAATGGTTAAAACCATTTGAGAATAAAGCTAGAATTCGGGCTGATAAAGGTGAATACTGGTGGGAATTGCGGGCCTGCGACTACTACAATGAATTTGAGACAAAAAAAATCGTATTTCCCGATATAGGCATCAAAGTACAAGCAATGTATGACATTGAAGGGACGTATTGCGTTAATACAGCCTACTTCATTCCTGAAGCCGAAAAGTATTTGATTGCGATAATGAATTCAAATACTGTCTTGTATTTCTATACAAATCTCTCAACTGCTATTCGGGGAGGGTATTTGAGATTCTTTAAGCAGTATGTTGAACAGATTCCCGTTCCATTCGCATCGTCTGCACAAAAAGAGATGATCGGGTCAATTGTGGATCAAATACTTGCGATCAAGGCTGCTGATTCAACCGCTGATACGTCAGCACTGGAAGCGGAAATTGACAAAATGGTTTACGAATTATACGGGTTAACAGAAGCCGAAATTGCTATAGTTGAGGGGCGGTAA
- a CDS encoding ABC transporter permease, whose product MNFLENIREGLRSIAGNRLRTILTSLIIAIGITSLVGILTAIDGIQRSVNSSFADLGANTFSIVNREEQGRRGGRVQKKVEPITYLEASQYKRIFPYERTTIAISSVVTSSAQAKFGSRKTNPNVMLVGGDEAYLPVKGFSLQAGRNLTTNDIKYSQNVAIVGNEIVGSLFNQRLNPLNQVIRVSGVQYKIIGVLAKKGGLTGGGDDRIVLVPLGSARALAGSQQLTFDITTAVPTNASQDEVVGEAQGVMRQVRHDRLGQPDSFEIQRADDLLKETDNITGYLRMGGFGIGFITLLGASIALLNIMLVSVTERTREIGIRKSLGATPKRIREQFLIEAIVICLLGGVGGIVLGLAIGNLIASVVSQGQGSFVVPWLWMLVGLVVCVGVGLFAGIYPAVRASKLDPIEALRYE is encoded by the coding sequence ATGAACTTCCTCGAAAACATTCGTGAAGGACTGCGGTCGATTGCGGGCAACCGCCTGCGAACGATCCTGACCTCGTTGATTATTGCCATTGGTATTACGTCGCTGGTGGGGATTCTGACCGCTATCGACGGGATACAACGGTCCGTAAACAGTAGTTTTGCTGATCTCGGAGCCAATACGTTTTCGATTGTAAACCGTGAGGAACAGGGTCGGCGGGGGGGGCGGGTGCAGAAAAAAGTGGAGCCCATTACGTATCTGGAAGCTTCGCAATACAAACGAATATTCCCCTACGAAAGGACGACCATTGCGATCTCATCTGTGGTGACCAGCTCGGCGCAGGCTAAATTCGGCTCCCGCAAAACGAACCCCAATGTCATGCTGGTGGGGGGCGATGAAGCGTATCTGCCCGTAAAAGGATTTTCATTGCAGGCGGGCCGCAACCTGACCACCAACGACATAAAATACAGCCAGAACGTAGCCATCGTGGGTAATGAGATCGTTGGCTCCCTGTTTAATCAACGGCTGAATCCCCTAAATCAGGTCATTCGGGTATCGGGCGTACAGTATAAAATTATTGGCGTGCTGGCCAAAAAAGGCGGGCTTACGGGGGGCGGAGACGACCGGATCGTGCTGGTTCCGCTCGGGAGTGCGCGGGCGCTGGCCGGATCGCAGCAACTGACGTTTGACATCACGACGGCGGTGCCCACCAACGCCAGCCAGGACGAGGTGGTTGGCGAAGCCCAGGGCGTGATGCGGCAGGTCCGTCACGACCGGCTGGGCCAGCCCGATTCGTTCGAAATTCAGCGGGCCGACGATCTGCTGAAAGAAACCGACAACATTACGGGCTATCTGCGCATGGGTGGATTTGGCATCGGCTTCATTACGTTGCTGGGGGCTTCCATTGCCCTGCTCAACATCATGCTGGTGTCGGTGACGGAGCGTACCCGCGAAATTGGTATCCGAAAGTCGCTCGGTGCTACGCCCAAACGCATCCGCGAGCAATTCCTGATCGAGGCTATTGTCATCTGTTTATTGGGTGGTGTCGGGGGCATCGTGCTTGGATTAGCTATCGGTAACCTCATTGCGAGTGTCGTCAGCCAGGGGCAGGGTAGTTTTGTCGTACCCTGGCTGTGGATGCTGGTTGGCCTGGTCGTCTGTGTGGGCGTAGGCTTGTTTGCCGGAATCTACCCCGCCGTCCGCGCGTCGAAGCTGGACCCGATCGAAGCGTTGCGGTATGAATGA
- a CDS encoding asparagine synthetase B produces MKRLLLPLILLLTLTGRVWASRILIPMDDSQKNHLKAYGIAYWVLKTHDTEIDWLLNYRGGAFMMPQSQSFINEMVIRGVSYEVISEAQAGQILAEVAAPDANMDAVKLQKPPKVAVYSPKTKQPWDDAVTMVMTYAEIPYDVVFDEEVMNGKLPEYDWLHLHHEDFTGQFGKFFHFKDQPWYIAQKQEAETISRKFGFTKIPQLKLAVSQKIREFVLGGGYLFAMCNATDTYDIALASHNTDIVEAFYDGDPADPAANNKLDYSQTFAFRNFQVYTNPYMIEFSNIDNQPEERGLNEHNDYFTLFQFSAKYDPIPTMLTQNHQNVIKGFMGQTTAFKKNLIKPEVIILAENRAASEARYIHSPYGRGFFTFYGGHDPEDYRHEINEEPTDLNLHPNSAGYRLILNNILFPAAKKKKQKT; encoded by the coding sequence ATGAAACGGCTGTTGTTACCGCTTATCCTCCTTTTGACATTGACCGGCCGAGTTTGGGCGTCCAGAATTCTGATTCCGATGGACGATTCCCAGAAGAATCACCTCAAAGCCTATGGTATTGCGTATTGGGTGCTGAAAACGCACGATACGGAAATTGACTGGCTGCTAAATTACCGGGGGGGGGCGTTTATGATGCCACAGAGCCAGTCGTTCATCAACGAGATGGTCATCCGGGGGGTTAGTTATGAAGTCATTTCTGAAGCCCAGGCTGGCCAGATTCTGGCCGAAGTAGCCGCACCCGACGCTAACATGGACGCTGTCAAGCTCCAGAAGCCCCCCAAAGTGGCGGTTTACTCACCCAAGACCAAACAGCCCTGGGATGATGCCGTGACGATGGTAATGACCTACGCCGAGATTCCGTATGACGTCGTGTTCGACGAGGAAGTGATGAACGGCAAACTACCCGAATACGACTGGCTGCACCTGCACCACGAGGATTTTACGGGTCAGTTTGGTAAGTTTTTTCATTTCAAAGATCAGCCCTGGTATATCGCGCAGAAACAGGAGGCCGAAACCATATCGCGGAAGTTCGGCTTCACGAAAATTCCCCAGCTGAAGCTGGCCGTATCGCAGAAAATTCGGGAGTTTGTCCTGGGTGGCGGGTACCTGTTTGCCATGTGCAACGCTACCGATACGTACGACATTGCCCTGGCCTCGCATAACACCGACATCGTTGAAGCCTTCTACGACGGCGACCCGGCCGACCCGGCTGCCAACAACAAACTGGACTACAGCCAGACGTTTGCGTTCCGGAATTTTCAGGTGTACACGAATCCGTACATGATCGAATTCTCGAACATCGACAACCAGCCTGAGGAACGGGGGCTCAACGAGCACAACGATTATTTCACCCTGTTCCAGTTCTCGGCGAAATACGATCCCATTCCGACGATGCTGACGCAAAACCACCAGAACGTCATCAAAGGCTTTATGGGGCAAACGACGGCATTTAAGAAGAATCTGATCAAACCCGAAGTGATTATCCTGGCCGAAAACCGGGCCGCCAGTGAAGCACGGTATATTCACTCGCCCTATGGCCGCGGCTTCTTTACGTTCTACGGTGGTCACGATCCGGAAGACTATCGGCACGAAATCAACGAGGAGCCAACCGATCTGAATCTGCATCCCAACTCAGCCGGTTATCGCCTGATTCTGAATAACATTCTGTTCCCTGCCGCCAAGAAGAAGAAGCAGAAAACGTAG
- a CDS encoding DNA/RNA non-specific endonuclease, giving the protein MFFKPRFSTSKYHRRGFRPRGNVLFLLLIFFLIALFLHYGGRTKPVVAFWNDLRSLVGIGPSHRERDDNPYKAPEPEEDVASDEKPHRKRKKRTEEGSASDTQGQTSRGQSENKRFDFENQVDFMLPGLKASDDVIRHEGYTLRYVDRYKVADWVAYPLLAYKISGDADREGEQFQPDPEVKSGTALSSDYTRSGYDRGHLAPAGDFKFSQRMMRETFYMSNIAPQAPQFNRGIWKELEEQVRRWAVRDNGLYVITGSVLKPGMPTIGKANQVSVPPQFYKVILYCNNPEIRMVGFLLDNEESESSLQQFVVPVDQIEKLTGIDFFPKLPDDLEKKLESKRRSEVVAEWFSAF; this is encoded by the coding sequence ATGTTTTTCAAACCACGTTTCTCGACCAGCAAATACCACCGTCGGGGCTTCCGGCCGCGCGGCAACGTCCTTTTCCTGCTGCTCATCTTTTTCCTGATTGCCTTATTTCTCCACTACGGCGGCCGTACAAAACCCGTAGTGGCGTTCTGGAACGACCTGCGCAGTCTGGTCGGTATCGGCCCGTCGCACCGGGAGCGGGATGATAACCCGTATAAAGCGCCGGAGCCGGAGGAAGACGTAGCGTCCGACGAGAAACCGCATCGGAAACGAAAAAAACGTACTGAGGAGGGCTCCGCCAGCGATACGCAGGGACAAACGTCCCGCGGGCAGAGTGAAAACAAACGGTTTGATTTCGAAAACCAGGTCGATTTTATGCTCCCTGGCCTCAAAGCCAGCGATGATGTAATCCGGCATGAAGGGTACACGCTTCGCTACGTCGACCGCTACAAAGTAGCCGACTGGGTAGCCTACCCCTTACTAGCCTATAAAATCAGCGGGGATGCCGATCGGGAAGGAGAACAGTTTCAACCCGACCCGGAGGTGAAAAGTGGAACAGCTTTATCGTCTGATTATACCCGATCTGGCTACGACCGGGGGCACCTGGCTCCGGCGGGCGACTTCAAATTTTCGCAGCGGATGATGCGCGAAACGTTCTACATGAGCAATATCGCTCCACAAGCTCCTCAGTTTAACCGAGGAATCTGGAAAGAACTCGAAGAGCAGGTCCGGCGCTGGGCCGTGCGCGATAATGGTCTCTACGTTATCACAGGCTCGGTTCTGAAACCCGGTATGCCGACCATTGGAAAGGCAAACCAGGTAAGTGTGCCTCCGCAGTTTTACAAGGTTATTCTGTACTGCAATAATCCTGAGATCAGGATGGTAGGTTTCCTGCTTGATAATGAGGAGTCGGAGAGTTCGCTGCAGCAGTTTGTGGTACCAGTCGACCAGATTGAGAAACTAACAGGAATCGACTTTTTCCCCAAGCTGCCCGACGATCTGGAGAAGAAGCTGGAAAGCAAGCGACGGAGCGAAGTCGTTGCCGAATGGTTTTCGGCGTTTTAG